Proteins from one Mesoplodon densirostris isolate mMesDen1 chromosome 1, mMesDen1 primary haplotype, whole genome shotgun sequence genomic window:
- the FGF8 gene encoding fibroblast growth factor 8 isoform X2 has translation MGSPRSALSCLLLHLLVLCLQAQEGPGGGPALGRELASLFRAGRESQGVSQQHVREQSLVTDQLSRRLIRTYQLYSRTSGKHVQVLANKRINAMAEDGDPFAKLIVETDTFGSRVRVRGAETGLYICMNKKGKLIAKSNGKGKDCVFTEIVLENNYTALQNAKYEGWYMAFTRKGRPRKGSKTRQHQREVHFMKRLPRGHHTTEQSLRFEFLNYPPFTRSLRGSQRTWAPEPR, from the exons ATGGGCAGCCCCCGCTCGGCGCTGAGCTGCCT GCTGTTGCACTTGCTGGTTCTCTGCCTCCAAGCCCAG GAAGGCCCGGGCGGGGGGCCTGCGCTGGGCAGGGAGCTCGCTTCCCTGTTCCGAGCTGGCCGGGAGTCCCAGGGTGTTTCCCAACAG CATGTGAGGGAGCAGAGCCTGGTGACGGATCAGCTCAGCCGCCGTCTCATCCGGACCTACCAACTCTACAGCCGCACCAGCGGGAAGCACGTGCAGGTCCTGGCCAACAAGCGCATCAACGCCATGGCAGAAGACGGGGACCCCTTTG CAAAGCTCATTGTGGAGACGGACACCTTTGGGAGCCGGGTTCGAGTCCGAGGAGCTGAGACAGGCCTCTACATCTGCATGAACAAGAAGGGGAAGCTGATTGCCAAG AGCAACGGCAAAGGCAAGGATTGTGTGTTCACGGAGATCGTGCTGGAGAACAACTACACGGCCCTGCAGAACGCCAAGTACGAGGGCTGGTACATGGCCTTCACGCGCAAGGGTCGGCCCCGCAAGGGCTCCAAGACTCGGCAGCACCAGCGCGAGGTCCACTTCATGAAGCGACTGCCCCGCGGCCATCACACCACAGAGCAGAGCCTGCGCTTCGAGTTCCTCAACTACCCGCCCTTCACGCGCAGTCTGCGCGGCAGCCAGAGGACTTGGGCCCCCGAGCCCCGATAG
- the FGF8 gene encoding fibroblast growth factor 8 isoform X1, translated as MGSPRSALSCLLLHLLVLCLQAQEGPGGGPALGRELASLFRAGRESQGVSQQVTVQSSPNFTQHVREQSLVTDQLSRRLIRTYQLYSRTSGKHVQVLANKRINAMAEDGDPFAKLIVETDTFGSRVRVRGAETGLYICMNKKGKLIAKSNGKGKDCVFTEIVLENNYTALQNAKYEGWYMAFTRKGRPRKGSKTRQHQREVHFMKRLPRGHHTTEQSLRFEFLNYPPFTRSLRGSQRTWAPEPR; from the exons ATGGGCAGCCCCCGCTCGGCGCTGAGCTGCCT GCTGTTGCACTTGCTGGTTCTCTGCCTCCAAGCCCAG GAAGGCCCGGGCGGGGGGCCTGCGCTGGGCAGGGAGCTCGCTTCCCTGTTCCGAGCTGGCCGGGAGTCCCAGGGTGTTTCCCAACAG GTAACTGTTCAGTCCTCACCTAATTTTACACAGCATGTGAGGGAGCAGAGCCTGGTGACGGATCAGCTCAGCCGCCGTCTCATCCGGACCTACCAACTCTACAGCCGCACCAGCGGGAAGCACGTGCAGGTCCTGGCCAACAAGCGCATCAACGCCATGGCAGAAGACGGGGACCCCTTTG CAAAGCTCATTGTGGAGACGGACACCTTTGGGAGCCGGGTTCGAGTCCGAGGAGCTGAGACAGGCCTCTACATCTGCATGAACAAGAAGGGGAAGCTGATTGCCAAG AGCAACGGCAAAGGCAAGGATTGTGTGTTCACGGAGATCGTGCTGGAGAACAACTACACGGCCCTGCAGAACGCCAAGTACGAGGGCTGGTACATGGCCTTCACGCGCAAGGGTCGGCCCCGCAAGGGCTCCAAGACTCGGCAGCACCAGCGCGAGGTCCACTTCATGAAGCGACTGCCCCGCGGCCATCACACCACAGAGCAGAGCCTGCGCTTCGAGTTCCTCAACTACCCGCCCTTCACGCGCAGTCTGCGCGGCAGCCAGAGGACTTGGGCCCCCGAGCCCCGATAG
- the FGF8 gene encoding fibroblast growth factor 8 isoform X3 produces MGSPRSALSCLLLHLLVLCLQAQVTVQSSPNFTQHVREQSLVTDQLSRRLIRTYQLYSRTSGKHVQVLANKRINAMAEDGDPFAKLIVETDTFGSRVRVRGAETGLYICMNKKGKLIAKSNGKGKDCVFTEIVLENNYTALQNAKYEGWYMAFTRKGRPRKGSKTRQHQREVHFMKRLPRGHHTTEQSLRFEFLNYPPFTRSLRGSQRTWAPEPR; encoded by the exons ATGGGCAGCCCCCGCTCGGCGCTGAGCTGCCT GCTGTTGCACTTGCTGGTTCTCTGCCTCCAAGCCCAG GTAACTGTTCAGTCCTCACCTAATTTTACACAGCATGTGAGGGAGCAGAGCCTGGTGACGGATCAGCTCAGCCGCCGTCTCATCCGGACCTACCAACTCTACAGCCGCACCAGCGGGAAGCACGTGCAGGTCCTGGCCAACAAGCGCATCAACGCCATGGCAGAAGACGGGGACCCCTTTG CAAAGCTCATTGTGGAGACGGACACCTTTGGGAGCCGGGTTCGAGTCCGAGGAGCTGAGACAGGCCTCTACATCTGCATGAACAAGAAGGGGAAGCTGATTGCCAAG AGCAACGGCAAAGGCAAGGATTGTGTGTTCACGGAGATCGTGCTGGAGAACAACTACACGGCCCTGCAGAACGCCAAGTACGAGGGCTGGTACATGGCCTTCACGCGCAAGGGTCGGCCCCGCAAGGGCTCCAAGACTCGGCAGCACCAGCGCGAGGTCCACTTCATGAAGCGACTGCCCCGCGGCCATCACACCACAGAGCAGAGCCTGCGCTTCGAGTTCCTCAACTACCCGCCCTTCACGCGCAGTCTGCGCGGCAGCCAGAGGACTTGGGCCCCCGAGCCCCGATAG
- the FGF8 gene encoding fibroblast growth factor 8 isoform X4, with product MGSPRSALSCLLLHLLVLCLQAQHVREQSLVTDQLSRRLIRTYQLYSRTSGKHVQVLANKRINAMAEDGDPFAKLIVETDTFGSRVRVRGAETGLYICMNKKGKLIAKSNGKGKDCVFTEIVLENNYTALQNAKYEGWYMAFTRKGRPRKGSKTRQHQREVHFMKRLPRGHHTTEQSLRFEFLNYPPFTRSLRGSQRTWAPEPR from the exons ATGGGCAGCCCCCGCTCGGCGCTGAGCTGCCT GCTGTTGCACTTGCTGGTTCTCTGCCTCCAAGCCCAG CATGTGAGGGAGCAGAGCCTGGTGACGGATCAGCTCAGCCGCCGTCTCATCCGGACCTACCAACTCTACAGCCGCACCAGCGGGAAGCACGTGCAGGTCCTGGCCAACAAGCGCATCAACGCCATGGCAGAAGACGGGGACCCCTTTG CAAAGCTCATTGTGGAGACGGACACCTTTGGGAGCCGGGTTCGAGTCCGAGGAGCTGAGACAGGCCTCTACATCTGCATGAACAAGAAGGGGAAGCTGATTGCCAAG AGCAACGGCAAAGGCAAGGATTGTGTGTTCACGGAGATCGTGCTGGAGAACAACTACACGGCCCTGCAGAACGCCAAGTACGAGGGCTGGTACATGGCCTTCACGCGCAAGGGTCGGCCCCGCAAGGGCTCCAAGACTCGGCAGCACCAGCGCGAGGTCCACTTCATGAAGCGACTGCCCCGCGGCCATCACACCACAGAGCAGAGCCTGCGCTTCGAGTTCCTCAACTACCCGCCCTTCACGCGCAGTCTGCGCGGCAGCCAGAGGACTTGGGCCCCCGAGCCCCGATAG